CGGCAGGCGTCACTGCAATAGCGCACGTTCTCCCAGTCGCGCTCCCACTTCTTGCGCCACTCCATCCTGCGCCCGCAGGCCGCGCAAGCCTTGGCCTCTCTACCCGAATCTCTCATTCCTCCGTGAACCACCTCTCCCCATACCCGCTGTCTCGCCGACCCGCCTATGGCTGACTCGCTGACCTGCTGACTCGCTGACCCGCTGACTCGCTAGCCTCTCCACCCCTGGCCGCTCTTATACTAAAAACACTCATGAGCCAGTTTCTTCCCGTAGAGGAGCAGCTTGATCTGCTCGAAAAAGGTGCGGCAGAGATCATTCGCGTCTCTGACCTTCGCGAGCGGCTGGAAAAGTCGCGCCAGACCGGCAAGCCCCTGCGTGTCAAAGCCGGCTTTGACCCCACCGCGCCTGACTTGCATCTTGGCCACACCGTGCTCGTGCGCAAGCTCAAGCACTTTCAGGATCTTGGCCACACCGTCATCTTCCTCGTCGGCGACTACACCGCGCTCATCGGCGACCCCACCGGCCGCTCGGCCACGCGCAAGCCGCTCACCCGCGAGCAGATCGACCAGAACGCGCAGACTTACACCGATCAGGTCTTCAAGATTCTCGACCGCGAAAAAACTGAGGTGCGCTTCAACTCCGAGTGGCTCGGCAAGCTCAGCTTTGAAGACATCATTCGCCTCGCCGCCAAGTTCACCGTCTCGCAGATGCTCGAGCGCGCCGAGTTCCACGCGCGCTTTCAGAACGAGCAGCCCATCTCCCTGCATGAGTTCATGTACCCGCTCGCCCAGGGCTATGACTCCGTCGCCCTTGAGGCCGATGTCGAGCTCGGCGGAACCGATCAGAAGTTCAACCTCCTCGCCGGCCGCGAGCTGCAGCGCGACTTCGGCCAGCCGCCCCAGATCGTCCTCATGACGCCCATCATCGAGGGCCTCGACGGCGTGCAGAAAATGTCCAAATCCCTCGGCAACGCCATCGGCATCCACGAGCCGCCGCAGGAGATGTACGGCAAGCTCATGTCCATCAACGACGAGCTCATGTGGCGCTACTGGACGCTCCTCACCGATCTCCGCCAGTCCGAGATCGACCAGATGCAGGCCCATGTCACGAGCGGTGCGCTCCACCCCATGGAAGCCAAAAAGCACCTCGCCCGCACCATCGTCGCCGGCTTCCAC
The DNA window shown above is from Acidobacterium capsulatum ATCC 51196 and carries:
- the tyrS gene encoding tyrosine--tRNA ligase — protein: MSQFLPVEEQLDLLEKGAAEIIRVSDLRERLEKSRQTGKPLRVKAGFDPTAPDLHLGHTVLVRKLKHFQDLGHTVIFLVGDYTALIGDPTGRSATRKPLTREQIDQNAQTYTDQVFKILDREKTEVRFNSEWLGKLSFEDIIRLAAKFTVSQMLERAEFHARFQNEQPISLHEFMYPLAQGYDSVALEADVELGGTDQKFNLLAGRELQRDFGQPPQIVLMTPIIEGLDGVQKMSKSLGNAIGIHEPPQEMYGKLMSINDELMWRYWTLLTDLRQSEIDQMQAHVTSGALHPMEAKKHLARTIVAGFHGAEAAQVADENWARQFQQKSDDVEGLEELTLTPEALGFDPEKGIRVSKLLTALGLAASSSEADRKIKEGAVRLDGEVVRQSYIPLNGSRPARITARVGKRAKVAVIE